GATGGGAGACAGTGACCTGAAGGAAATAGGGGTACCAATGGTAAGATGTACTTTTTATTCATACTAGCATCTTTACatatatgtactctctccatttcatattataagtcgtttgacttagtcaatattctttaagtttgatcaattttgtagaaaaatatattaacattttcaatacaaaacaaacatatttggTATTGTAAatgttagtattttttttctataaacttggtcaaacctaaagagctttgactaagaaaaaagtcgAACGACTTATAgtatgaaatagagggagtagaaaTGTTCTAGTTCTGAGTATTTTGTTACTGAAGTACTATTGTTCTTATCATTGGTTTGAATTATTATCTGGATACTGCATAATGGACTGTGAATCTGTGATTAGAGTTAGTTTGAATCGTCAAGTCAAAAGGACCTGCAAACTATATCAATCACTCATTTAGTACATAACAGATTAGTGCACCAGCCTACCAGAGCTTGTCTCGATGAGAGTAGATTATTGTGTCTCACTAAAAGTTTCCACTCCAAGAATCCAATTCATTCAAGCTGGTCACGTTTGCTCAACTTTCGAACATAATGGGTTACACAGGGCTGTGGCATGCAGTGCTGCCTAATATTTGTGCTAGCAACTTGCCATCTCATCACATGCCAGCAAGTATAACATTTTAATGTCAAGCCTGATTTGTAAAACTATGATTCTGTTTGTGTATTTAGACATGTGTTGTAACACAATCCATGTTATAGGTCCACCATCTCATTTAACTACTATTGCAAGGATGTGTTGCACTATATGCTGTGTTTTCCTGAAGTCTGCTAGCATGCTTAATTAATTGAACCCCACGAAATGGGAGGTCTCCTTTCACCTAGAGCATCTAGCAGAGATTATCAGCATCTCAAACATGCTAGTGTTATTTGCAGTAATTTTGACTCGTGGAATATTATTTGATGGATCAGGGTCCTAGAAAGAAGATTCTCCAGGCAGTGGCACCTTATTCAAAACGGCGTAGATGAACAGCATGCTCAGGAACTTGGGGCGTTCGTGGGCAATGACAATTTATTGGTGTAAGCTGCTTCATTGCAGATCTTGTATATCCCAATGGTCTAGTGCTCTAGTCAATCCGTTTCATTGCTGATAGATCAACGCATCGCTTTTCTTGGCATGCATAATCTTATCTGTCAGCTGATGATCCCAATCCTGTTATTCACGACCTGCCCCTTGTGTAGCAGGATCTGAAACATGGATATGTAGCTTTGCTACACTAACCAGTCAGTTTTTTCTTCCTCTTTGGGAATTGGGAACATCGATGACCTGTAATCGAAATCCCATGCTTTATGACCTTGGGAGCGTTGGCAATTGAGTTTACTGGAACATACTAGTGTTAAGATTGTGTACAGAATGCGAAACAGACCGTTGTGTTTTTTGTTAAGTATTTTCGGTGTTAATACCCTTCCTGTTTACCTCGGTTGCTAGTTTGTACGCGTAAGTCCGTCATGGTCTATAATTGTGTGCTGAAGCTATAATGGTATAATTCTCCTGTAGAATGATAATCTTTGGTCACTGTACAAAAAAATGCACTGACGGATGGTTGCATGTGTCTCGTTTATATACATAGGCCAAACCCCGTGCACATCTGTCAATTGGGAGCCACCAGCTCTAATGGGCGTTCAGTACGAGCAAATTAGTACGGAGTACTATACCTTAAGCTCGGTCCTAATTTGGCAAATTATTGCGCATTTACGCCAACTGTTCCCTCGAGGCGACCATGAACATCGTACCTAATTACTGCTAATCCAGATTATAACAAGAAAGGAGTGGGATCTACTATTGCTGCAGCACCCAGATGCTTCCTGTCCCTGCCGAATTAATCATCAGGATAGGATGCTTCATGCTTCGGCTCTTTAACGGCGCTACCTGGCCTTCGTTGTCAGCCGATCAACAACGCAACCAAAAGCTCCCACCCGACAAGTACCGGCCTTGCACTGTTTCATCGGTCTAGAGCAGCAGAGCAACCCACAGGTTGGCCGATTTATTATGCCCCGTGCTGGTGCTGCGCTTCAACCGCTCGGTGGGAAGAGTACGAAGCAAATGCCGCCTTTCGCCTCCATGTGCGCAGCGGGCGGCTATCCCGCTTGTTGTGGTGGATTGGTGTTTTTTACAGCACGAGAGGCAATCCACCGTTTGTTTTTTCTGCTCGCAGCTGGGGCTCGGTGGCGTGGCTTTTCACGCGAGATTaagcttttttttctaataagcgCGTAATTGAGCCGGTTTGGACAACGACATCGACATGAACATCTTTCCTATTGTAGGATGTAGGGACGTACATGGTTAACGATAATGACATGTAGTAACAGCAAAGCTGAGAACACCAACGTTGAGTCCCGGCCTTGTTCACCCTCCCTCACCTTCCACTGCGTGTAGAGTATCATCACAATTTCGACGTAAACACATCACAAATTCAGACAAAGCTCGTTGAATCCAAAATCCTAATAAGTTGCCAGATTTTGGCCGCACCATTACACACGAGGAGACCGAATCAGATGATCAGAGGACGTCGCAGTGCCGCCTGACGACGCCCTGGCGGCCAGTCTTGACGCCGACGGCGCCGAGCTTCTGCATCGCCGCGGCGAAGTCCTCGAAGAAGGCCGTCCGGTTGTCGGCGTAGCGCTGGACGAACACCCTCGTCGCCGGGTACTCCCACAGCGCGGCGTCGGAGGCGAGCAGGCCGAGCCCGCGCGGCAGGTTCTTGAAGTAGACCTCGTCGAACTTGCCCGGTGTCATGATGTCGTTGAAGATGGAGATGGTCGGGTCGCTCCTGTAGTTGGCGCAGGAGCTCTgcagcgcgcgcgcgaacgccgGGTTCAGCGACGGGTCGTACCCGTCGGCGCTCCTGAAGCTGTACAGCCTGTGCGCGAACTCGCCGCAGTGGGAGAACCCCACGGTGTGCGCGCCGGCGAGCGCCACGAGCTCCCGCGGCGTGAACCCCTTGCGCGCGAACAGcaccgccatggcgcgcgcggaCATGTTGGTGCGCGGGAGGTTCCCCTCGACGTCGCGCGCGTCGGACCGGCGCGCGTCGCGGCGGCCCAGCGCGACGGGGAACCGGGGCCCGCCGAGGATGCCCACGAGGTCGCGCGCCGCCAGCGCGaggatgtcggcgcaggagacggtCCCCGGGCAGGCCACCTCGAGCGCGACCTTGGCGCGCGCCACCACGTCGAAGGAGTCGCCCGGGAGGGAGAGGTTGATCTCCGCGGCGCGCTCGGGCGACCGGTCGGCGGAGAGCGGGGAGACGAGGACCGAGGCGTCGCACCCCccgacgaagcagtcgtggaagaagAGGCGGAGCGTGCCCGCCGCCGTGGACGGGTTGGCGCGCTgcttggcggcgacgacgtccgCGACGATCCGCTCCACGCGCGGGCAGCTGTGGCGGTAGTAGTTGGGGGACAgcctccccgccgcccccgcgccgccgccgcctccgccgcgcgcggcgacgaggccggcggcgagggctagGAGGGCGCAGCGGAGGAGAAGCGCGcccattggcggcggcggcggcggtgattcTTGGCTCgatttgggggaggagagagaggggggaaaggtggtggagagagagagatagaaagaGAGGAGGTGAGGGGGATTAGTGGAGAGTGGGAGTGTAGTGGAGAGTGAATTAATTGCTGGGGTTTAAGGGGTGGAGGCGGTAGTACGCGGTGGATTGTAAAGACGGGAGAGCAGCTCGAGGCCGGGAACGGACGGATGTTCCTCCTCTGCTTGCGGCGCCATTTCAGCATATACAGTTTTTCTTTACTTTTACCAACGGAAACAGTCTCAAATTACTACTAGTACTTACTTTTAGTACTTGCAGACTGTTAAAATGACTCATCATCATGGTAGTAGTATACATGATCCGTCTTACTCGAGCAGATAATGATGATGGGAAGAAGAACGATAGCTCCAATATTAATTGGTGCGAAACGTAGCCAGCGGCCACATAGCACGCTGCACGCCATATATACTTTGTGTGGCCTGGCCATACGCATCTGGTGCATGGGATGGGAAGCCCTGCACATGCACTAGACTAAACTGAAAGCTACCCCCAACGTGTCCTGGAGATTTTACGCTCCCATCCTAGCTTCAGTAGCCTGTGTGGGCTGTGGTGTGGACCTGATCGTTACGTGCAAATTTCTTTGTCCGGATATGCCTTCGTTTCGTTTTGACTCTTATAATTTTAACCTTCCAACAAAACTCCCCagattagagcatctccaagagaCTAGCCAAATGACTCTACAAGCTAAAATTTGGCTAACTTGGACAAAAAAATCTACTCCAACAGACTAGCCAAATAACTCTCCAAGCTATCCGGCTGGCTAAATTCCCCTCCTCACTGGCCAAAGTTGGCCAGCCAGGACGGCTTGCCATCTGGTGTGCATCCCACCCTCTATCCTatctctccccctttccccaTCCGCCCCatccgcgcaacgccgccgccggacgtcCTCCTAGCACTCCATCtgcccagcgccgccgccccatcctCCCGGCCCCGGCGCCGCGTCGATGTTCTCCCGGCTCATGCTCTTCTCGTCACCGGCGTCGTCTCCGCCAACTCGGCCCCCATCGTCggcaccgccgcccgcctcggcAAAGCAgttagcggtggcggcggccaaaTCCTCGTCAAAGCTGCAACCCCCATCACCGTCTCGACCACCGCCGATCTCGTGTGGCGACCCCCTCCGTGGCTCCGTCGAACTCCTCCCGCGGCCGCCTCATCCGCATGCACGCGGGCTCATGTGTGAAAGGAAAGAAGTAGTAGAGACTGACGTGTGGGACCCACCGTTAAATTGGAGAATGGGATGGAGAGACTGTTGAAGTAAAAGGTAATTATAACTAGCTACTTTTTTTGATAGTTGGCTAAATAGACATATGAAGAGTCTAAAATAGCTAATCTGTTAGAGATACTCTAACGTTACGCTTCAGTGGAGTAGCGATCTAGCAGCGGTAGGTAACTAGCCTAGCGCGGTACTGTTGCTTCACTGATCGACAACGGCAGGCTGCATTTGCGCTGCTGTACGTAGTGCTGTTATGTGTGGCCAGTACGGCAGCACCGTTGCTGGTGTGGGTGCGTTccacggagaaaaaaaaagaagtgcgcTCTTCACGGGCAGCACCGAAGAAGATCGTTGTTGCGACATGGCAAAGCCGCAGACAAAGACTCCGAGAGAGGAGCACGAGGAGCAGTAGCGCGGAAGCCGCCGCCCCGGTCacccggccgcgcgcgcgcgcgcgcccctcTCTGCGCGCATCACGTATAACCGCGCGCGCgatcgacgcggccgccggAAACGGATGGATGCAGGCAAACTGGCTGCGAGAGGTGCTTGGGGTTCACACCGGGCCCGGTCGCAGCTTGTTTTGGTGGTCTCCAGCTGTGTGGTTTTAGTGCGTCTTCTTTCGGCCGTGGAGGCCGGGTAGCGTAGCGTAGGCTAGGTATGGACAAACGGGAGAGAATCATCACAAGGGGAGCAGAGCACTAGCCCTAAGGCCATCACCAATGTATATGGCAaattgatccatatagatgggaCTCACATAAATAATTTATCCCTATAGTAATCTCtacaatgtatatagatataatgTATCattagaagaagagagaggagcagagatagataatataatttatttcatatgggtagtccatatgcatatgggtatcttttgctattttttttatatggactaGTTGCACAATAGTAATAGGTGTAATAGGTGGCTGAATGGAATATTCTATTGCTTATGGACTACTTTTACACCACATTGTGATGCCCTAATGGTTTACTACTGCTTTGGAGTTTGAAGCCATACTTAGCGCACACGCCTCAGGGTTCACatgactactccctccgtcccaaaaaagacaaacactaatttccgtgcccaacatttgaccgtccgtcttatttgaaaaaattatgaaaaaagttaaaaagacaagtcacgcataaaatattaatcatgttttatcatctaacaacaatgaaaatacgaattataaaaaaattcatataagacgaacagttaaagttggacacggaaacctagggtttgccttttttcaggacggagggagtatacattactccatccgtccaaaaTACAAGAGATTTTAGGTAGATAAAACATATTACCtttgttttttaaatagataacgctattgatttttttctcacatgtttgaccattcgtcttattcaaaaaatttacgcaattataatttattctgttatgagttgttttatcactcatagtactttaagtgtgatttatatcttatacatttgcataaaatttttgaataagatgaatgatcaaatatataagaaaaaagttaacgacgtcatctattaaaaaaagagggagtacatcctccgtctaaaaaaattaatctcATACTAAAATAGGATACATTCTAGGAGGCATAAATTGTTCAGGGGACCGACCAGCCAACCCGGCTCTCGTATGCACGCACGGCAGCATGTGCCAACAAAACGTCTCATCTGTGGATGTAAATTAATTTGCCCGTGTTTCACAGCGGTACAACACCTCCACTGTCAATGCCAGCTGTTCGTTAACATAACATCaacaagagaaagagagagagagggaaaaaaaaacgtgCCCCGACGAGAAGCTGCGACCTGGGAATGCCCAAAACCGAAGTGCGACCGAGCAGACGACGCATCGCAGCACCCACCACCAGAACGCGGCGGCCCAACGACAGCTTTGCTGTGCTACTGCAGCGATCCGCGGCTTCAGTTCCAGACCGGGACGACTCCGTCTTGACGCGTCCCCTCTCGCGGTTGGGTGGGACGATGTGCGGACTGTGAGGCGTACGCGGGTGGGTGGGAGGACATGCGGCGACCGTGGGGCGCATGGGCCTGGATTCCGCACCGCGTCCAAAACAAATTTTTGGACCACCAACGCCGTGGCCTGTAGTGTTTCTCGCGAGGATTCAGGCCTTCAGCCTGATACGGCCCGCGCAACGTAGTGGGCTTTCAACATGTCAACTACCAGACTTAACGAAGCAAACTCACTGCTCCCAATGGCCAGGACACGCGAGATTGCGAGTAGGCGAGTTGCAATGGCCGGGACACCGCATTCCCAATGGCTGGTCAGCTGGTGCGTCGTACTTCTGCTGCGCATGAGCAGTGGTCACTGGTCAATGGAGACACATTCAGCCGAAAATGGTTGGTGTCACGACTACCGGTGTTTGCATCCACGAATCGTACGTGACACATTGTGTTTGCAACCAACCACGATGAACGTTCTGGATCTTGGGCTAAGCAACCACAGCAGCACAAACGGACATGGCACCAGTGACAAAACTTGGTGGAAGTTGGTAGCGTTACTCCCCCCGTGCCTCCTCTTTTTACTCCCATAGTATTCCACGACTTTTAGCTTAAAGATAGTACTCCTCCACTACTACACTGTAGTACATGGACAAGCATATCCGCGGTCCTGGCAACACGACAACGCATGCGACACAAGGACTGACA
This window of the Oryza sativa Japonica Group chromosome 4, ASM3414082v1 genome carries:
- the LOC4336088 gene encoding peroxidase 31; the protein is MGALLLRCALLALAAGLVAARGGGGGGAGAAGRLSPNYYRHSCPRVERIVADVVAAKQRANPSTAAGTLRLFFHDCFVGGCDASVLVSPLSADRSPERAAEINLSLPGDSFDVVARAKVALEVACPGTVSCADILALAARDLVGILGGPRFPVALGRRDARRSDARDVEGNLPRTNMSARAMAVLFARKGFTPRELVALAGAHTVGFSHCGEFAHRLYSFRSADGYDPSLNPAFARALQSSCANYRSDPTISIFNDIMTPGKFDEVYFKNLPRGLGLLASDAALWEYPATRVFVQRYADNRTAFFEDFAAAMQKLGAVGVKTGRQGVVRRHCDVL